One segment of Brassica napus cultivar Da-Ae chromosome C3, Da-Ae, whole genome shotgun sequence DNA contains the following:
- the LOC106388971 gene encoding syncoilin-like, whose translation MKAAETSQPTVQSRQLGTQLSGSMSFSSQMSKEDEEMSRNALSACRAKEEEIEKKKMEIRERVQAQLGRVEEETKRLALIREELEGLADPMRKEVALVRKKVDSVNKELKPLSLTVQKKEREYKEALEAFNEKNREKVQLITKLMELVGESEKMRMKKLEELSKNVDSVHSL comes from the exons ATGAAGGCAGCAGAGACGTCGCAGCCAACGGTGCAGAGCCGACAGTTAGGGACTCAGCTGTCGGGAAGCATGAGTTTCAGCAGCCAAATGTCGAAGGAAGATGAAGAGATGTCGAGGAATGCTTTGTCTGCTTGCAGAGCCAAAGAAGAGGAgatcgagaagaagaagatggagattaGGGAAAGGGTTCAAGCTCAGCTTGGTCGTGTCGAAGAAGAGACTAAGCGTCTCGCTTTGATCCGTGag GAACTTGAAGGTTTAGCTGACCCAATGAGGAAAGAAGTTGCTTTGGTCAGGAAGAAGGTTGACTCTGTCAACAAAGAGTTAAAGCCATTGAGTCTTACTGTTCAGAAAAAG GAACGAGAGTACAAAGAAGCTCTTGAGGCATTCAACGAAAAGAACAGAGAGAAGGTGCAGCTAATCACCAAGCTAATGGAG TTGGTGGGAGAAAGCGAGAAGATGAGAATGAAGAAGCTAGAAGAGCTGAGCAAGAACGTAGATTCTGTACACTCACTTTGA
- the LOC106388972 gene encoding uncharacterized protein LOC106388972, which yields MKTVSVDETKNTVVLRAEHRDDEGRKAVDKLELKARNPDTIKQVEKKLMEKGVQRMERHPSDGTQIKRPPPKSGRGGKYTWEGSDRMEDYEMQPDPPAMDEGDPNYDEEKIGGGGGGDDVAVVVVKGEVEVANEAPGGVARVEVDPRLFSTP from the coding sequence ATGAAGACGGTATCGGTTGACGAGACCAAAAACACGGTGGTGCTACGAGCTGAGCACCGGGACGACGAAGGTCGGAAAGCTGTCGATAAACTCGAGTTAAAGGCTCGAAACCCCGACACGATCAAGCAAGTCGAGAAGAAGCTGATGGAGAAAGGCGTCCAACGGATGGAGAGGCACCCTTCCGACGGGACTCAGATCAAACGTCCGCCGCCGAAGTCAGGTCGCGGCGGGAAGTACACGTGGGAGGGGTCTGATCGGATGGAGGATTACGAGATGCAGCCGGATCCGCCGGCGATGGACGAAGGCGATCCTAACTACGACGAGGAGAAGAtcggcggtggtggtggtggtgatgacgtggcggtggtggtggtgaaagGAGAGGTTGAGGTGGCGAATGAAGCGCCGGGAGGTGTGGCTAGGGTGGAGGTTGATCCTCGCTTGTTCAGTACTCCTTGA